Proteins encoded by one window of Myxococcus guangdongensis:
- a CDS encoding ABC transporter ATP-binding protein, with protein sequence MIQARDVTKEYIDGDGTRVRVLDGMSLDVDDGDFVAVVGPSGSGKSTLLHLLGGLDIDYRGEVKVGGVTLSGLKDAALARFRNTHVGFVFQSFHLIPNLSALENVLLPSYFGPRTPEAVKRAEALLERVGLGAKKDRAPVRLSGGERQRVAIARALYGGPKLLLCDEPTGNLDSATGDGVIQLFRELHKEGLTVLAVTHEDRMSAAARRVLRLKEGKLVEERATPQVASGGVP encoded by the coding sequence GTGATTCAAGCCCGAGACGTCACCAAGGAATACATCGATGGCGATGGCACCCGGGTGCGGGTGCTCGACGGGATGTCCCTCGACGTGGACGACGGAGACTTCGTCGCGGTGGTGGGCCCGTCCGGCAGCGGCAAGTCCACGCTGCTGCACCTGTTGGGCGGCCTGGACATCGACTACCGGGGCGAGGTGAAGGTGGGCGGCGTGACGCTCAGCGGCTTGAAGGACGCCGCGCTCGCGCGCTTCCGCAACACGCACGTGGGCTTCGTCTTCCAGTCCTTCCACCTCATCCCCAACCTGTCCGCGCTGGAGAACGTGCTGCTCCCCTCGTACTTCGGCCCTCGCACGCCGGAGGCCGTCAAGCGCGCGGAGGCGCTGCTCGAGCGCGTGGGCCTGGGCGCCAAGAAGGACCGCGCGCCGGTGCGCCTGTCGGGCGGCGAGCGTCAACGCGTGGCCATCGCCCGCGCGCTCTACGGCGGCCCGAAGCTGCTCCTGTGCGACGAGCCTACCGGCAACCTGGACTCGGCCACCGGTGACGGCGTCATCCAGTTGTTCCGCGAGCTGCACAAAGAGGGGCTCACCGTGCTGGCCGTCACCCACGAGGACCGGATGAGCGCCGCCGCCAGGCGCGTGCTGCGGCTCAAGGAGGGCAAGCTCGTGGAGGAGCGCGCCACGCCCCAGGTGGCCTCGGGAGGTGTCCCGTGA
- a CDS encoding ABC transporter permease, whose translation MRLDALSRLVRLSLARERRGAFFSAFGVAMGVGTLVFFIGLGLGVGAVIREKIFPTDARLVDVVPSSVSLGSLLGGGKLDREAVERLTALPGVESAYRKMNVRVPAVTRYDGVFFGTKLRMGMEVLAMGVEPALVKGDVQMGEFKDPGEGQPIPALVSTRLLELYNKTFAPARKLPQLSANMIVGFGFPVEFNRSYVSQSATGPATSAQTQVVGASDRAMFAGITIPLETAVRINRAAGVDADSYSGVTLVAKDPSHVPALVDAVKGMGLEIDDQERRMAENTGAAVALTTSALALLSILICFLAAVNIAHALSASVRARAKEIGVMQAVGASRSDIRAIVLAEAAVVGLAGGTIGTGVALAASLAVNRLAASYLPNFPYKPDSFFSFPWPVVLGGVVLGLLAALAGAYFPSRRAAATDPARTLAG comes from the coding sequence GTGAGGCTGGACGCGCTGTCTCGACTGGTGCGGCTGAGCCTCGCGCGCGAGCGCCGGGGCGCGTTCTTCTCCGCCTTCGGCGTGGCCATGGGCGTGGGCACGCTCGTGTTCTTCATCGGCCTGGGCCTGGGCGTGGGCGCGGTCATCCGCGAGAAGATCTTCCCCACCGACGCGCGGCTGGTGGACGTGGTGCCCTCGTCGGTGTCGCTGGGCTCGCTGCTCGGCGGCGGCAAGCTGGACCGGGAGGCAGTGGAGCGGCTCACCGCGCTGCCCGGCGTGGAGTCCGCGTACCGGAAGATGAACGTGCGCGTGCCCGCGGTGACGCGCTACGACGGCGTCTTCTTCGGCACCAAATTGCGCATGGGCATGGAGGTGCTGGCCATGGGCGTGGAGCCGGCGCTCGTGAAGGGCGACGTGCAGATGGGCGAGTTCAAGGACCCCGGCGAGGGCCAGCCCATCCCCGCGCTCGTGTCCACGCGCCTGCTCGAGCTGTACAACAAGACCTTCGCCCCCGCGCGCAAGCTGCCGCAGCTGTCCGCGAACATGATTGTCGGCTTCGGCTTCCCGGTGGAGTTCAACCGCTCCTACGTGTCCCAGTCCGCCACCGGCCCCGCCACGTCCGCGCAGACGCAGGTGGTGGGCGCGTCCGACCGCGCCATGTTCGCCGGCATCACCATTCCCCTGGAGACCGCGGTGCGCATCAACCGCGCGGCGGGCGTGGACGCGGACAGCTACTCGGGCGTGACGCTGGTGGCGAAGGACCCGTCCCACGTGCCCGCGCTGGTGGACGCGGTGAAGGGCATGGGGCTGGAAATCGACGACCAGGAGCGGCGCATGGCGGAGAACACCGGCGCCGCGGTGGCGCTCACCACGTCCGCGCTGGCGCTGTTGTCCATCCTCATCTGCTTCCTGGCGGCCGTGAACATCGCCCACGCGCTGTCGGCCTCGGTGCGCGCGCGCGCCAAGGAGATTGGCGTGATGCAGGCGGTGGGCGCGTCGCGCTCGGACATCCGGGCGATTGTGTTGGCCGAGGCCGCCGTGGTGGGGCTCGCCGGGGGCACCATTGGCACCGGGGTGGCGCTCGCCGCGTCCCTCGCCGTCAACCGGCTCGCCGCCAGCTACCTGCCCAACTTCCCGTACAAGCCGGACAGCTTCTTCTCCTTCCCTTGGCCCGTGGTGCTCGGGGGTGTGGTACTGGGACTCCTGGCCGCGTTGGCCGGGGCCTACTTCCCCAGCCGGCGCGCCGCCGCCACCGACCCCGCACGGACGCTCGCAGGATGA
- a CDS encoding serine/threonine-protein kinase: MTTSQPKRQPIPFGKYLLLDRINIGGMAEVWRGKQFGASGFERLVAIKRILPNIAEDEEFISMFIDEAKISVQLSHANIAQIYELGQIASSYFISMEYIPGKDMRAIFDRCRKKGEPAPVPLVAFCISKMCEGLDYAHRKKDGMGRDMNIVHRDISPQNVLLSFEGEVKVIDFGIAKAAGKATKTQAGILKGKFGYMSPEQIRGLPLDRRSDVFAIGVCLYEMLTGERLFVGDSDFSVLEKVRKAEVPSPSTYNRRIPENLEKIVMRALAKDVDERYQYASELGDDLQRFLITSETIFGRKDLMQYMKSTFAEEVEREKQRLSDYADIRPPDGMLAALDAAGFSSMPSSHQSAPPPAAAPPVAVPVVQPVAPQPRATATMGAVSPGGVRRSPTLAALPKLTAATAAPAPKEDEVQATQLVSSDHVFEDSPEPTTQPGANVGRTITPLETRTQDDDEDEPTTGKTAVLPVAPPQAQPPRLSQASMPVLSPSGPPVVRPSTTVPTLVPPEVAASAPRGSRGGGGDGLPRIVRETPPDVSQGISRSALPPDVSQGISRQALTEGLQGGSRPPAPPPMLGAGAPVAKPPPRPVMHEEEEEEERATTAVPALGRRGLDKRVLYAVGGLVALLVLSGLGWALSRPGQGYVMLDLQRVPSEVRGRVQVLLDTQPIAVEGPGTSVLREVTAGQVMVTVSAEGYKTFVRTLEVKSGKEVIPVEVVLESLVRTASLVLATQPADAQVKVDGKVVREQGQTDAYIKGVPVGADPWVVEVSAPQHKATSKRVSASGEGPTEVSVKLEPVVSKLSVRIDSKPAGAVIFAGSRELGETPTTVQVSPNERQLILKLRCHNDAEVEVPAPEAGESIATTTVSLKRQPRCR; encoded by the coding sequence GTGACGACCTCTCAACCGAAGCGGCAGCCCATTCCATTTGGGAAGTACCTCCTTCTGGACCGCATCAACATTGGCGGCATGGCGGAGGTGTGGCGCGGCAAGCAGTTCGGCGCGAGCGGCTTCGAGCGGCTCGTGGCCATCAAGCGCATCCTGCCGAACATCGCGGAGGACGAAGAGTTCATCTCGATGTTCATCGATGAGGCGAAGATCAGCGTCCAGCTGAGCCACGCCAACATCGCCCAGATCTACGAGCTGGGGCAGATCGCCAGCAGCTACTTCATTTCGATGGAGTACATCCCCGGCAAGGACATGCGGGCCATCTTCGACCGCTGCCGGAAGAAGGGGGAGCCGGCGCCGGTGCCGCTGGTGGCGTTCTGCATCTCCAAGATGTGCGAGGGCCTGGACTACGCCCACCGGAAGAAGGACGGGATGGGGCGGGACATGAACATCGTCCACCGCGACATCTCGCCGCAGAACGTCCTGTTGTCCTTCGAGGGCGAGGTCAAGGTCATCGACTTCGGCATCGCCAAGGCCGCGGGCAAGGCGACCAAGACGCAGGCCGGCATCCTCAAGGGCAAGTTCGGTTACATGAGCCCGGAGCAGATCCGCGGCCTGCCGCTGGACCGCCGCTCGGACGTGTTCGCCATCGGCGTGTGTCTCTACGAGATGCTGACGGGCGAGCGCCTCTTCGTGGGCGACAGCGACTTCAGCGTGCTGGAGAAGGTGCGCAAGGCGGAGGTCCCCTCTCCGTCCACGTACAACCGGCGCATCCCGGAGAACCTCGAGAAGATTGTGATGCGCGCGCTCGCCAAGGACGTGGACGAGCGCTACCAGTACGCCAGCGAGCTGGGCGACGACCTGCAGCGCTTCCTCATCACCAGCGAGACCATCTTCGGCCGCAAGGACCTCATGCAGTACATGAAGTCCACCTTCGCGGAGGAAGTGGAGCGCGAGAAGCAGCGCCTGTCCGACTACGCCGACATCCGTCCCCCCGACGGCATGCTCGCGGCGCTGGACGCGGCCGGCTTCAGCAGCATGCCGTCCTCCCACCAGTCCGCGCCGCCGCCCGCCGCGGCGCCGCCGGTGGCCGTGCCCGTGGTGCAGCCGGTGGCCCCGCAGCCCCGCGCCACCGCGACCATGGGGGCCGTGTCGCCCGGAGGCGTGCGCCGCTCGCCCACGCTGGCCGCGCTGCCCAAGCTGACGGCGGCCACCGCCGCGCCCGCGCCGAAGGAGGACGAGGTCCAGGCCACGCAGCTGGTCTCCAGCGACCACGTCTTCGAGGACAGCCCGGAGCCCACCACGCAGCCGGGCGCCAACGTGGGCCGCACCATCACCCCGCTGGAGACGCGCACCCAGGACGACGACGAGGACGAGCCCACCACGGGCAAGACGGCCGTGCTGCCGGTGGCTCCGCCCCAGGCCCAGCCTCCGCGCCTGTCCCAGGCGTCCATGCCGGTGTTGTCGCCGTCCGGACCGCCGGTGGTCCGCCCCTCGACGACGGTGCCCACGCTGGTGCCGCCGGAGGTCGCCGCGTCGGCGCCCCGGGGCAGCCGAGGGGGCGGTGGGGATGGGCTGCCGCGCATCGTCCGCGAGACGCCGCCCGACGTGTCGCAGGGGATTTCGCGCTCGGCGCTCCCGCCCGACGTGTCGCAGGGCATCTCCCGCCAGGCGCTGACCGAGGGGCTCCAGGGCGGCTCGCGTCCTCCCGCGCCGCCTCCGATGCTCGGCGCGGGCGCTCCGGTGGCCAAGCCGCCTCCGCGCCCGGTAATGCACGAGGAGGAAGAGGAGGAGGAGCGCGCGACGACGGCGGTGCCCGCGCTGGGCCGACGCGGCCTGGACAAGCGGGTGCTGTACGCCGTGGGCGGCCTGGTGGCCTTGCTGGTGCTCAGTGGGCTGGGTTGGGCGCTGTCCCGTCCGGGACAGGGCTACGTGATGCTGGACCTCCAGCGCGTGCCCTCGGAGGTGCGAGGCCGCGTGCAGGTGCTGCTGGACACCCAGCCCATCGCGGTGGAGGGCCCGGGGACGTCGGTGCTGCGCGAGGTGACGGCCGGCCAGGTCATGGTGACGGTCAGCGCGGAGGGCTACAAGACCTTCGTCCGCACGCTCGAGGTCAAGAGCGGCAAGGAAGTCATCCCGGTGGAGGTGGTGCTGGAGAGCCTGGTGCGCACCGCGTCGCTGGTGCTCGCCACCCAGCCCGCCGACGCCCAGGTGAAGGTGGACGGAAAGGTCGTGCGCGAGCAGGGCCAGACGGACGCGTACATCAAGGGCGTTCCGGTGGGCGCGGACCCGTGGGTGGTGGAGGTGAGCGCCCCCCAGCACAAGGCCACGTCCAAGCGCGTGTCAGCGTCCGGTGAGGGGCCGACCGAGGTGTCGGTCAAGCTGGAGCCCGTGGTGTCCAAGCTGTCGGTGCGAATCGACTCCAAGCCGGCCGGCGCGGTCATCTTCGCGGGCAGTCGGGAGCTGGGGGAGACGCCCACCACGGTGCAGGTGTCGCCGAACGAGCGCCAGCTCATCCTGAAGCTGCGCTGCCACAACGACGCGGAGGTGGAGGTCCCGGCGCCCGAGGCCGGAGAATCCATCGCCACGACGACGGTTTCGCTCAAGCGCCAGCCGCGCTGCCGTTAG